A part of Chanodichthys erythropterus isolate Z2021 chromosome 4, ASM2448905v1, whole genome shotgun sequence genomic DNA contains:
- the LOC137019463 gene encoding band 4.1-like protein 3 → MQSLFMFPFSPSSSTLSSLPPTLDTISELDVLSDISEDEPDLHPEPDSDPLTWVPDGSSGYPAGSAALDGEAASALSPSPAECVAGSEELVPRSTLPRLGRSMLRFCKGLRLPSLLDEDGYISLPCLPEDCAALLLPAGLHRHLPLSSPSLLPSFLLIFAVFLSTCQSVVLSLLLALPLAMSLCYLEPKAIARFRPAEVMAETTSSEEMQCDPAA, encoded by the coding sequence ATGCAGTCTCTCTTCATGTTCCCATTTTCTCCGTCCTCCTCCACCCTCTCCTCACTCCCGCCCACCCTTGACACCATTTCCGAGCTGGACGTCTTGTCCGACATCTCCGAGGATGAGCCCGACCTTCACCCTGAGCCTGACTCTGACCCTTTGACCTGGGTGCCCGATGGCTCCAGCGGTTACCCTGCTGGCAGTGCCGCTTTAGACGGAGAGGCTGCGTCTGCCCTGTCGCCCTCGCCTGCGGAGTGTGTCGCAGGGTCTGAAGAGCTGGTGCCTCGCTCCACCTTGCCCCGGCTTGGTCGGTCCATGCTCAGGTTCTGTAAGGGTCTGCGTCTGCCCTCCCTGCTGGACGAGGACGGCTATATCAGTCTGCCCTGTCTGCCAGAGGACTGCGCAGCCTTGCTGCTTCCTGCTGGACTGCACCGTCACCTGCCTCTCTCCTCCCCTTCCCTTCTGCCCTCCTTCCTTCTCATCTTCGCCGTCTTCCTCTCCACCTGCCAGTCAGTGGTGCTGTCTCTGCTGCTGGCGTTGCCTCTGGCCATGTCCCTGTGCTACCTGGAGCCAAAAGCGATTGCGCGCTTCAGGCCGGCTGAGGTCATGGCTGAGACGACCTCTTCAGAGGAAATGCAGTGTGACCCCGCCGCCTAA